One Oscillospiraceae bacterium genomic region harbors:
- a CDS encoding sodium:alanine symporter family protein — MLETIAAVNQTVNNFVWGVPAMVCIIGVGLLLSVRTGFLQIRKFPYVIKTTIGRMFRKKDASDGAMTPFQAVCTALAGTVGTGNIAGVAGAIAIGGPGAVFWMWCSALLGMCTKFAEVTLAVHFRERNAAGEWVGGPMYYIKNGLGKHWQFLAVLYSLFGVLTVFGTGNATQVNTIVAAIDTALLEYNVVGNGALSTLNLVVGIVVAMLVAMVLLGGIKRIGSVSERLVPFMALFYIVLAVGVVVLNLPRFPLVLEAIFAGAFNPAAFTGGTIGSLFISMQKGVSRGIFSNEAGLGTGSIAHACADTKKPVKQGMFGIFEVFADTIVICTLTAMVILCSGITVNYGTAAGAELTISGFTTTYGGWASIFTAVALCCFAFSTIIGWGLYGSRFLAFLCHNDKVVRPFFVVYSFVSILGATVDLGLLWSVADTFNGLMSIPNLIALLLLSGTVVNLTKEFFASEKANG; from the coding sequence ATGTTAGAAACGATTGCGGCTGTCAACCAGACAGTCAACAACTTTGTCTGGGGTGTCCCGGCCATGGTGTGCATCATTGGCGTGGGGCTGCTGCTCAGCGTGCGGACAGGCTTTTTGCAGATCCGCAAATTTCCGTATGTCATCAAAACCACCATCGGCCGCATGTTCCGCAAAAAGGATGCCTCGGACGGCGCTATGACGCCGTTCCAGGCGGTATGCACTGCGCTGGCGGGCACCGTAGGCACCGGCAACATTGCAGGCGTGGCGGGTGCCATCGCCATCGGCGGACCAGGCGCGGTGTTCTGGATGTGGTGCTCGGCACTGCTGGGCATGTGCACCAAGTTTGCCGAGGTCACGCTGGCCGTCCATTTCCGTGAGCGCAACGCCGCGGGCGAGTGGGTCGGCGGCCCGATGTACTATATTAAAAACGGCCTGGGCAAGCATTGGCAGTTTTTGGCTGTGCTGTACTCGCTGTTCGGCGTGCTGACGGTGTTCGGCACCGGCAACGCCACTCAGGTCAACACCATCGTGGCGGCCATCGATACCGCCCTGCTGGAGTACAACGTTGTCGGCAATGGTGCGCTCTCCACACTGAACCTCGTGGTCGGCATCGTGGTGGCCATGCTGGTCGCCATGGTGTTGCTGGGCGGCATCAAGCGTATTGGCAGCGTAAGCGAGCGCCTCGTGCCCTTTATGGCGCTGTTTTACATCGTGCTGGCGGTGGGCGTTGTGGTGCTGAATCTCCCACGTTTCCCGCTGGTGCTGGAAGCTATTTTTGCCGGCGCCTTCAACCCGGCGGCCTTCACCGGCGGCACCATCGGCAGCCTGTTTATCAGCATGCAGAAGGGCGTTTCCCGCGGCATCTTCTCCAACGAAGCCGGCCTTGGCACCGGCTCCATCGCCCATGCCTGCGCCGACACCAAAAAGCCGGTCAAACAGGGTATGTTCGGTATTTTTGAGGTCTTCGCTGACACCATCGTCATCTGCACCCTGACGGCGATGGTCATCCTGTGCAGCGGCATCACTGTCAACTACGGCACCGCCGCGGGCGCCGAACTGACCATCTCCGGCTTTACTACCACCTACGGCGGCTGGGCGTCCATCTTTACGGCGGTGGCACTGTGCTGCTTTGCGTTCTCCACCATCATCGGCTGGGGCCTGTACGGCTCGCGCTTTTTGGCGTTCCTGTGCCATAATGACAAGGTCGTGCGTCCGTTCTTTGTGGTGTACTCTTTCGTGTCCATCCTGGGCGCTACGGTGGACCTGGGCCTGCTGTGGAGTGTAGCCGACACCTTCAACGGCCTGATGAGTATCCCGAACCTGATTGCCCTGCTGCTGCTTTCCGGCACGGTAGTCAACCTGACCAAAGAATTTTTTGCATCTGAAAAAGCCAACGGCTAA
- a CDS encoding sugar phosphate isomerase/epimerase — translation MKQGISLFSFSENTDVRWMFEHAKKAGYDGVEPVLSESGYLNPQTPEKDVLAMKRMADDMGLEIPSVGVWSLWQNNLVSDSEKTRQKAFGIVQKQIEAAYLLGAKTILVVPGYVGCNFVEHPEKIRYDIAYERAQDALSRLVPEAKAADVAIGIENVWNRFLLSPLETRRFLDEIGSDYVGMYLDVGNAVYIGYPEQWIEILGHRIKKLHMSDYRFDQAGIGAFVDLFAGDVDFPAVAKAIAGIGYDDYITLEMLPNYKQFPEVSLYADKYAMNKIIEMIHL, via the coding sequence ATGAAACAAGGTATTAGTTTGTTCTCTTTTTCCGAAAATACGGATGTCCGCTGGATGTTTGAACATGCGAAAAAAGCAGGCTATGATGGCGTGGAGCCGGTTTTGAGTGAATCCGGCTATCTGAACCCGCAAACCCCGGAAAAAGATGTCCTGGCCATGAAAAGGATGGCCGATGATATGGGCCTGGAGATCCCCAGCGTAGGGGTATGGAGCCTGTGGCAGAATAATCTCGTCTCTGACAGCGAGAAGACCCGGCAAAAAGCGTTTGGCATTGTACAAAAGCAGATCGAAGCTGCGTACCTTCTGGGGGCTAAAACGATTCTGGTTGTTCCCGGTTATGTCGGTTGCAATTTTGTAGAGCACCCAGAAAAGATCCGGTACGATATTGCCTATGAGCGTGCGCAAGACGCATTGAGCCGACTAGTACCCGAAGCAAAAGCTGCGGATGTGGCAATTGGCATTGAAAATGTTTGGAATCGCTTCCTCCTTTCCCCATTGGAAACTCGGCGGTTTCTGGATGAGATCGGCTCCGACTATGTAGGTATGTATCTGGATGTCGGCAATGCCGTGTATATCGGCTACCCGGAACAATGGATCGAGATCCTCGGCCACCGCATCAAAAAGCTACATATGTCTGACTATCGCTTTGATCAGGCAGGCATCGGCGCTTTCGTAGATCTCTTTGCAGGTGATGTTGATTTCCCGGCGGTTGCAAAGGCCATCGCAGGAATCGGGTATGATGATTACATCACGCTTGAAATGCTGCCCAACTATAAGCAGTTTCCCGAGGTAAGCCTATATGCAGACAAATATGCCATGAACAAGATTATAGAAATGATTCATTTATAA
- a CDS encoding Gfo/Idh/MocA family oxidoreductase — protein MVNVAVIGAGFMGRTHVTAYKAMPNAKVTAVCDLNEKQGKDLAEFAGCDWYNDGESMLNTADIDVVDICLPTFLHEQYVLLAAGHKKHVICEKPVTLSLESLDRMIAATKEAGVQFAVGQVVRFWPEYVRAKEMVETGKLGTIKYARASRLSEHPAWSEWYRRAENSGGGLFDLHLHDIDYLCYLFGKVKQVYAIGHKNNVGCWNHVATSLTFENGMEATAEGILEMPSGFPFTTELNVVGDKKAYCYHMGAGANLENIAAASRSTTVYGDGKTETLAIDPYDAYQKELEDFIGHIEAGTPITVITPADVRHVLSVIVAIRESLETQKTVTVS, from the coding sequence GTGGTAAATGTTGCTGTTATTGGAGCAGGATTTATGGGACGTACCCATGTAACAGCCTACAAGGCCATGCCGAACGCAAAGGTTACAGCTGTTTGTGATCTGAATGAAAAGCAGGGCAAAGACCTCGCTGAGTTTGCCGGATGTGATTGGTATAACGACGGTGAAAGCATGCTGAACACAGCAGATATCGATGTTGTGGATATTTGCCTGCCTACCTTTTTACATGAGCAATATGTCCTGCTGGCTGCGGGGCATAAAAAGCACGTCATCTGTGAAAAACCTGTCACGCTGTCGCTCGAATCACTTGACCGTATGATTGCCGCTACCAAAGAGGCCGGTGTTCAGTTTGCCGTGGGACAGGTCGTCCGTTTCTGGCCTGAATACGTCCGGGCCAAGGAAATGGTAGAAACAGGGAAACTGGGAACGATTAAGTATGCCCGTGCCAGCCGCCTTTCGGAGCATCCCGCCTGGAGCGAGTGGTATCGCCGTGCCGAAAACAGCGGCGGAGGCCTGTTCGATCTGCACCTGCATGATATTGATTATCTGTGCTACCTGTTCGGCAAGGTGAAGCAGGTCTATGCCATCGGCCACAAGAACAACGTCGGCTGCTGGAACCATGTGGCAACATCCTTGACCTTTGAAAACGGTATGGAAGCTACGGCTGAGGGAATCCTGGAAATGCCCAGCGGATTCCCCTTTACGACAGAGCTGAATGTTGTTGGCGATAAAAAGGCATACTGTTACCATATGGGTGCTGGTGCTAACTTGGAAAACATCGCGGCGGCGTCCCGCTCCACCACGGTCTATGGTGACGGCAAAACCGAAACTCTGGCCATAGATCCCTATGATGCCTACCAGAAGGAACTCGAAGATTTCATCGGCCATATCGAGGCCGGTACGCCGATCACGGTAATTACCCCGGCCGATGTCCGCCATGTGCTCTCTGTGATCGTGGCGATTCGCGAATCTTTGGAAACGCAGAAAACCGTAACGGTTTCGTGA
- a CDS encoding ABC transporter permease gives MADKKTSLSPAKNIFKDQRVLLAIVIALIVVIISCINPNFIGINNIVAIFQQICVLGILTMAMSILLISGGIDLSIGNIMVVCGVVMYVVLDNGLPTFIAVLAGLVTGAACGLLNGAIIAKSKCIPLVITLGTSKMFYGIALTVSGGRIMNFGGAFNGLKTKYFEIFSPMLLVLLAMVMVAYLMMTYTKFGRRVVALGGNEKNAFLSGINVNRYKIIVYGISGLFCAVASIVFVARIDSITSNAGTNYETNALAAAIIGGVTFDGGKGTISGAFLGCLLMGVISNAMNILGVDNNVQTIITGAIIVAAVVLSNINNIKKK, from the coding sequence ATGGCTGATAAAAAGACTAGCCTTTCTCCGGCTAAAAATATTTTTAAGGACCAGCGGGTCCTTTTGGCAATCGTTATCGCATTGATTGTCGTAATTATTTCGTGTATCAACCCTAATTTTATTGGCATCAATAACATTGTCGCAATTTTCCAGCAGATCTGCGTGCTGGGTATTCTGACAATGGCAATGAGCATTCTGCTGATCTCCGGCGGTATTGACCTGTCCATCGGCAATATTATGGTCGTCTGCGGTGTTGTTATGTACGTAGTGTTGGACAATGGTCTGCCCACCTTTATCGCTGTGCTGGCTGGCCTTGTTACCGGTGCAGCCTGTGGTTTGCTCAACGGCGCTATCATTGCAAAAAGTAAGTGCATTCCGCTGGTCATTACACTGGGCACCAGTAAGATGTTTTATGGCATTGCCCTAACGGTTTCCGGTGGACGTATCATGAACTTCGGCGGTGCATTCAACGGCTTGAAAACCAAGTACTTCGAAATTTTCTCGCCCATGCTGCTGGTTTTGCTGGCCATGGTCATGGTAGCGTATCTCATGATGACTTACACCAAGTTCGGCCGCCGTGTAGTCGCCCTGGGTGGTAATGAAAAGAACGCTTTCCTGTCCGGTATTAACGTGAACCGTTATAAGATCATTGTTTATGGCATTTCTGGTCTGTTCTGCGCGGTTGCCAGCATCGTATTTGTTGCCCGTATTGACTCCATTACCTCGAACGCCGGTACCAACTATGAAACGAACGCCCTAGCCGCTGCTATTATCGGCGGTGTCACCTTCGACGGCGGCAAGGGTACGATCAGCGGCGCATTCCTCGGCTGCCTGCTGATGGGTGTCATCTCCAATGCTATGAACATCCTAGGCGTTGATAATAACGTACAGACGATTATTACCGGCGCTATCATTGTTGCGGCAGTCGTCCTGAGCAACATCAATAACATCAAGAAGAAATAA
- a CDS encoding sugar ABC transporter ATP-binding protein — MKDIKKEFSGVWALSGITFEVYPGEIHCLVGENGAGKSTLMKVLSGAYTPTEGTITVDGKEYSKFDPFLSKQLGINIVYQENDLVPSMDVVENIFVGNEKTKGLGIIDYPAMRKETQRQMDDLGIHLKLDTKIENLSVSDQQFVKILKALSVQPRVLIMDEPTSMFNVEDAAKVTELTKRIAGMGIGIIYISHFLNEVVEIADRITVIRDGAVISTFSNENHDTQITKITQDMVGRPIDMFYDREKCPIGDVMLEVKDLQLTKDSPKINFTVHKGEIVGFSGMVGSGRTEMMRAMVGADSRYGGHIYINGKEVQIKDPNDSINAGIAFITEDRQKLGLMLHASVLENATIIGLREKIKGFFVNIKKFPPLIEPLLKELRVKTPSVWTEAVYLSGGNQQKVVLAKWLYAEQDIYIFDEPTRGIDVNAKAEFYKQMSNLTKQGKCILMISSDMPELISMSDRVLVVRDGRIDCELKGEQINEQEIIKRALGVNKDG; from the coding sequence ATGAAAGATATCAAAAAGGAGTTTTCTGGCGTTTGGGCTTTGTCCGGTATCACTTTTGAAGTATATCCGGGTGAAATCCACTGCCTGGTAGGCGAGAACGGCGCAGGAAAATCTACCCTGATGAAGGTTCTTTCGGGTGCTTACACACCTACCGAGGGAACCATCACGGTGGATGGAAAAGAATACAGTAAGTTCGATCCATTCTTGTCCAAGCAGCTTGGAATCAACATCGTTTACCAAGAAAATGACCTGGTTCCAAGCATGGACGTTGTGGAAAATATTTTTGTCGGCAACGAAAAAACCAAGGGACTGGGAATCATAGATTATCCCGCAATGCGGAAAGAAACACAAAGGCAGATGGATGACCTGGGTATCCATTTGAAGCTGGATACCAAAATTGAAAATCTGTCTGTCTCGGATCAGCAGTTTGTCAAGATCTTGAAAGCGTTGAGCGTGCAGCCCCGTGTGCTGATTATGGATGAACCGACATCAATGTTCAACGTAGAGGATGCCGCAAAGGTCACGGAGCTGACCAAGCGTATTGCAGGCATGGGAATCGGTATCATCTACATTTCCCACTTCCTGAACGAAGTGGTCGAGATTGCGGACCGTATTACGGTAATCCGCGATGGAGCCGTGATCAGCACCTTCTCCAACGAAAATCATGATACGCAGATCACCAAGATCACGCAGGACATGGTAGGCCGCCCGATAGATATGTTCTATGACCGCGAGAAATGTCCTATCGGTGATGTGATGCTGGAAGTCAAAGACTTGCAGCTGACGAAAGACTCCCCCAAAATCAATTTTACTGTGCACAAGGGCGAGATCGTAGGCTTCTCTGGCATGGTCGGTTCCGGCCGTACCGAGATGATGCGCGCTATGGTAGGCGCAGACAGCCGCTACGGCGGGCACATCTACATCAACGGCAAAGAGGTGCAGATCAAGGACCCGAACGACAGTATTAATGCAGGTATCGCATTTATTACAGAGGATCGCCAGAAGCTTGGCCTGATGCTGCATGCCAGCGTGCTGGAAAATGCAACGATCATAGGCCTGCGGGAAAAGATCAAAGGATTCTTTGTGAATATCAAAAAGTTTCCGCCGCTGATCGAGCCGCTGCTGAAAGAACTGCGAGTCAAAACGCCCAGCGTGTGGACCGAGGCAGTTTACCTTTCCGGTGGCAACCAGCAGAAAGTAGTCCTGGCAAAGTGGCTGTATGCGGAACAGGATATTTACATTTTTGATGAACCTACCCGCGGTATTGATGTCAATGCCAAAGCCGAGTTTTACAAACAGATGAGCAACCTGACAAAGCAGGGCAAGTGTATCCTGATGATCAGCTCTGATATGCCGGAACTTATCAGCATGAGCGACAGAGTTTTGGTGGTTCGGGATGGCCGCATTGATTGTGAGCTGAAAGGCGAGCAGATCAACGAACAGGAAATCATTAAACGTGCATTGGGAGTAAATAAAGATGGCTGA